The Leptospira kmetyi serovar Malaysia str. Bejo-Iso9 genome includes a window with the following:
- a CDS encoding SDR family oxidoreductase: MKNVIITGASSGIGKELAKLYALAGANVALTARRKDSLKKIAEELKAAGAKGKILFAPLDVADTDQNFKVIPKLAKELGGLDLIVLNAGISTTSSYGGRSFEADRAVIETNLIGAMAGVEAVLPIFQKQNSGQIVAISSVASFRGLPGSASYSSSKAGLSTYMEALRGEVKRFGVSVTVIHPGFIDTPINNQMKSRPFVVPVEKGAQKIYKRIENNVLSATVPWFPWAFVGYLMKRIPEFLWSKITLK, from the coding sequence ATGAAAAATGTAATCATCACAGGTGCAAGTTCCGGAATCGGCAAAGAATTGGCCAAATTGTATGCGTTAGCGGGCGCCAACGTGGCTCTTACCGCGAGAAGAAAGGATTCTTTGAAGAAGATCGCGGAAGAATTGAAAGCGGCGGGCGCCAAAGGAAAGATTCTTTTCGCGCCTCTTGACGTTGCGGATACGGATCAGAATTTTAAAGTGATTCCCAAACTCGCAAAGGAACTCGGAGGTTTGGATCTAATCGTCTTAAACGCGGGGATTTCGACGACTTCTTCGTACGGAGGAAGAAGTTTTGAAGCCGATCGCGCGGTGATCGAAACGAATTTGATCGGAGCGATGGCCGGAGTCGAAGCGGTTCTTCCGATCTTTCAAAAACAAAACTCGGGTCAGATTGTCGCGATCTCTTCCGTCGCTTCGTTCAGAGGACTTCCGGGTTCCGCGAGTTATTCTTCCTCGAAGGCGGGGCTTTCCACGTATATGGAAGCTTTGAGAGGTGAAGTAAAACGTTTCGGAGTTTCTGTGACCGTGATTCATCCGGGTTTTATCGATACGCCGATCAACAATCAGATGAAGTCGAGGCCGTTCGTAGTTCCGGTGGAGAAGGGCGCACAAAAAATTTATAAAAGAATTGAAAACAATGTTTTATCGGCTACAGTTCCTTGGTTCCCATGGGCCTTCGTGGGATATCTTATGAAACGGATTCCCGAGTTTTTATGGTCGAAGATCACTCTGAAATAA
- a CDS encoding NAD(P)/FAD-dependent oxidoreductase → MSESKKKKVVIIGAGFGGLQAVKKLSQNENLDITVIDKKNHHLFQPLLYQVATAVLSPADIAIPTRSLVGESKNVTVVLGEATKIDPATKTVYYQNTSTNYDYLILSAGAKSSYFGNDHWEKHTIGLKNLKDALKIRHKLLISFEKAELSGDPEVVKSLLNYVIIGGGPTGVELAGSIAELSHQIIRDEFHTIDPALSKITLIEASPRLLMTFDASLGEFTKKRLESRGVEVLVGTRVIDINEHGVQLEGKTIPTQTVIWAAGVQANAIASTLGATLDRGGRVMVDEFCNVEGHPELFVIGDIANYSKGLERPLPGVSPVAMQQGRYVADLIRNDLKGKKRKPFHYIDKGSMATIGRTDAVAQVGVLKMKGLFGWLAWLFVHLFYQVGFKNKVTILITWVWSYIAFRAEARVIQDEISADNNGST, encoded by the coding sequence ATGAGCGAATCCAAGAAAAAGAAAGTAGTCATCATCGGCGCCGGTTTCGGCGGTTTACAAGCCGTTAAAAAACTCTCCCAAAACGAAAACCTCGACATCACCGTCATCGATAAAAAGAATCATCACCTCTTCCAACCTCTTTTGTATCAAGTCGCCACCGCGGTTTTAAGTCCGGCGGACATCGCGATTCCGACCCGTTCTTTGGTTGGGGAAAGTAAGAATGTAACCGTAGTTTTGGGCGAGGCGACCAAGATCGACCCGGCGACAAAGACGGTTTACTATCAAAACACTTCAACAAATTATGATTATCTAATATTGTCCGCAGGCGCGAAATCCAGTTATTTCGGAAACGATCACTGGGAAAAACACACGATCGGCCTGAAAAATCTCAAGGACGCGCTTAAAATCCGTCATAAACTTTTGATCTCCTTCGAGAAAGCCGAATTATCCGGAGATCCCGAGGTCGTCAAATCGCTGTTAAACTACGTGATTATCGGCGGCGGACCGACCGGCGTCGAACTCGCGGGTTCCATCGCGGAACTTTCGCATCAGATCATCCGAGACGAGTTTCATACCATCGATCCCGCGTTGTCCAAGATCACTTTGATCGAGGCTTCTCCCCGTTTGCTCATGACCTTCGACGCTTCTTTGGGAGAATTCACCAAAAAACGTCTGGAGAGTAGGGGAGTCGAGGTTCTTGTGGGGACCCGAGTGATCGACATCAACGAGCACGGGGTTCAACTCGAAGGGAAAACGATTCCCACACAAACCGTGATCTGGGCCGCGGGCGTTCAGGCGAACGCCATCGCAAGCACGTTAGGCGCAACATTGGATCGAGGCGGTCGTGTGATGGTGGACGAGTTCTGCAACGTGGAAGGTCATCCCGAACTTTTTGTCATCGGGGATATCGCCAATTATTCCAAAGGATTGGAGCGTCCTTTGCCCGGAGTTTCTCCCGTTGCGATGCAACAGGGAAGATACGTCGCGGACTTGATTCGAAACGATCTCAAAGGAAAAAAAAGAAAACCGTTTCATTATATCGACAAGGGTTCTATGGCTACGATCGGAAGAACGGACGCGGTCGCTCAGGTCGGCGTGTTGAAGATGAAAGGTCTTTTCGGTTGGCTCGCTTGGTTGTTCGTTCACTTATTCTATCAGGTCGGATTTAAGAATAAGGTTACGATTTTAATCACTTGGGTTTGGTCTTACATCGCGTTCCGCGCCGAAGCGAGAGTGATTCAAGACGAAATCAGCGCGGACAACAACGGATCGACCTGA
- a CDS encoding SRPBCC family protein — METRSIVKEFQFDYPLMKVWNAVTVNEELIHWLADKVTGRPKEGANFAWTWRLGMEGDLTTNGIYKKIVPLKELILLWQDHPAGEIELKLEFHSLGDHSSKLVVTNSGYPVGDKYDVWIEAASDGWEEEGKHLRDYLKKS; from the coding sequence ATGGAAACTAGAAGCATAGTAAAGGAATTTCAGTTCGACTATCCTCTGATGAAGGTTTGGAACGCGGTCACCGTAAACGAGGAATTGATTCATTGGCTCGCGGATAAGGTCACCGGTCGTCCGAAAGAAGGCGCTAACTTTGCGTGGACTTGGAGACTCGGAATGGAAGGCGATCTTACAACCAACGGTATTTATAAAAAGATAGTTCCTTTAAAAGAATTGATACTACTTTGGCAGGACCATCCCGCGGGTGAAATCGAATTGAAGTTGGAATTCCATTCCTTGGGCGATCATTCTTCCAAGTTGGTAGTAACGAATTCGGGTTATCCCGTAGGCGATAAATACGACGTTTGGATCGAAGCCGCGTCGGACGGATGGGAAGAAGAAGGAAAACATTTGAGAGATTATCTTAAAAAATCTTGA
- a CDS encoding LIC20035 family adhesin — MKQLCLSLLAVVAVSCSTIPGVENKGKDQEIQILPPNIRVEKYKETFNMKAEGPVVTDCGGKPCTPEQLDGLKPDQIKKFKKNGAWKEYQEKEDSATKKKISVLIRTGEYKDDKREGSWKTLYETGEVLRDTPYVGGLKEGEEKKLKRDGTQTESTVYKADKKNGPYWKKNNEGLMDEEGSYKDDQKDGLWTEYYAEPGQSGAKKKVSNYSNGLKQGAETSYHKDGSTVQSEGSYKDDLKTGIWKTYYDNGAIQMEGGYKPKPAPADEKEKDPKEKKALRSGYWKEYYKNGNVFAEGQREHTRKGVWKFNWSNGNPAYKGEMMNEFMMSSAEAYNKEGQLIGKGKLQFSIMNIDEATNELKASYKPDIPFTYYKNGNKQFEIVSDAKAIEYDDNGSKIGEGPIMVGTNKKNGCWTVGSGKVYYINGNENKRMGEMQGCK; from the coding sequence ATGAAACAACTCTGCTTGTCTCTTCTCGCAGTCGTGGCCGTTTCCTGTTCTACGATTCCCGGCGTGGAAAATAAGGGCAAGGATCAGGAAATTCAAATTCTCCCTCCGAATATCCGTGTGGAAAAATATAAGGAAACCTTCAACATGAAGGCGGAAGGTCCGGTCGTTACGGATTGCGGCGGCAAACCCTGTACTCCCGAACAACTCGACGGTTTAAAACCGGATCAGATCAAGAAGTTCAAAAAGAACGGAGCTTGGAAAGAATATCAGGAGAAGGAAGATTCCGCTACGAAAAAGAAAATCAGCGTTCTCATTCGTACCGGTGAATACAAGGACGATAAACGCGAAGGTTCTTGGAAAACCCTTTATGAAACCGGAGAAGTTCTTCGCGACACTCCTTACGTCGGCGGCTTGAAGGAAGGCGAAGAGAAAAAATTAAAACGCGACGGAACTCAAACCGAAAGCACCGTGTACAAAGCGGATAAGAAGAACGGACCTTATTGGAAAAAGAACAACGAGGGTCTGATGGACGAGGAAGGCTCTTACAAAGACGATCAAAAAGACGGTCTTTGGACGGAATACTACGCGGAACCGGGTCAAAGCGGCGCGAAGAAAAAAGTTTCCAATTACTCGAACGGCCTGAAACAAGGCGCGGAAACTTCCTATCACAAGGACGGAAGTACGGTTCAAAGCGAAGGTTCTTATAAGGACGATCTTAAAACCGGAATCTGGAAAACGTATTACGATAACGGCGCGATTCAGATGGAAGGCGGTTACAAACCGAAACCGGCTCCCGCGGACGAAAAGGAAAAAGATCCGAAAGAAAAGAAGGCTCTTCGTTCCGGTTATTGGAAAGAATATTATAAAAACGGAAACGTCTTCGCGGAAGGTCAAAGGGAACATACTCGCAAAGGAGTTTGGAAGTTTAACTGGAGCAACGGAAATCCCGCGTACAAAGGCGAGATGATGAACGAATTCATGATGTCCTCCGCGGAAGCGTATAACAAGGAAGGACAACTGATCGGAAAAGGAAAACTTCAATTCTCGATCATGAACATCGACGAAGCGACTAACGAGCTGAAGGCGAGTTACAAACCCGATATTCCGTTTACGTATTACAAAAACGGAAATAAACAGTTCGAAATCGTGAGCGACGCGAAAGCGATCGAATACGACGACAACGGTTCCAAAATCGGAGAAGGTCCGATCATGGTCGGCACGAACAAGAAGAACGGTTGTTGGACGGTCGGTTCCGGTAAGGTTTATTACATCAACGGAAACGAAAACAAAAGAATGGGAGAAATGCAGGGTTGTAAATAA
- a CDS encoding DUF1574 domain-containing protein, whose translation MKSKPFLWYPVLLFFAIFLFDKIFFLDKVRDYVKQEFTYIYYDVKKELLQEIVSKYGSEGEYSKNPVKKKKLMILMGSSRMLYFQNSELQAFYPDWDIYNLSSAVTTPAYYLYFLEGLAKGGVNPDLVVIESDPFQFNKNSTTFKKSNLANSFDPIFILKYAWTLGKENVNYYFANFLFGVSYNKPYIGNVIKRLKNENFEIGEMLKSMTIATLKTDKGNSISPAGAYVEKDFGKIQESARKTVGWIYPSYAPSEMQYSFYGKILDLLREKKWNALFVKPGASAPMEKVLNELNIPEPWFQIVRPLHEKAGIPLVDMSKDSYYACNTYADSGHISLDCYRPFIRFILLHYYLDKK comes from the coding sequence TTGAAGTCCAAGCCCTTCCTCTGGTATCCAGTCCTTCTCTTTTTCGCAATCTTTCTATTCGATAAAATTTTCTTTTTGGATAAGGTACGCGACTACGTAAAACAAGAGTTCACGTATATCTACTACGACGTCAAAAAGGAACTTCTTCAGGAGATCGTTTCCAAATACGGTTCCGAGGGAGAATATTCCAAAAACCCTGTAAAGAAAAAGAAACTTATGATTCTCATGGGTTCTTCTCGGATGTTGTATTTTCAAAATTCCGAGCTTCAGGCGTTTTATCCGGATTGGGATATCTACAATCTTTCTTCCGCGGTTACGACTCCCGCGTATTATCTCTACTTTTTGGAAGGACTTGCCAAGGGCGGAGTGAACCCGGATCTCGTAGTAATCGAAAGCGATCCGTTTCAATTCAACAAGAACAGCACTACATTCAAAAAATCGAATTTAGCGAACAGCTTCGATCCGATCTTCATTCTAAAATACGCATGGACCTTGGGTAAGGAAAACGTAAACTATTACTTCGCGAATTTTCTCTTCGGTGTGAGTTACAACAAGCCGTATATCGGAAACGTAATCAAACGTCTGAAAAACGAGAACTTCGAAATCGGCGAAATGTTGAAGTCGATGACGATCGCAACGCTCAAAACCGATAAGGGAAATTCGATTTCACCGGCGGGCGCGTATGTCGAAAAGGATTTCGGTAAGATCCAGGAATCGGCGCGCAAAACAGTGGGTTGGATTTATCCTTCGTATGCTCCTTCGGAGATGCAGTATTCTTTTTACGGGAAAATTCTGGATCTGCTTCGGGAAAAAAAATGGAACGCTCTGTTCGTAAAACCGGGGGCGTCGGCGCCGATGGAGAAGGTCTTAAACGAGTTGAACATTCCCGAACCGTGGTTTCAAATCGTTCGTCCTCTTCACGAAAAGGCGGGAATTCCTCTGGTGGATATGAGCAAGGATTCTTATTACGCTTGTAACACGTATGCGGATAGCGGTCATATTTCCTTGGATTGTTATAGACCCTTCATCCGATTCATTTTGCTTCACTACTATCTCGATAAAAAATAA
- a CDS encoding cyclic nucleotide-binding domain-containing protein, which translates to MNKVQIPAGGIVFKEGETNNAMYVILSGSVEVFFTRKNIVQRLAVMKKGDFFGEMALFRAMPRTATAKAILDCQLAVIESKQQLEKFLINNPDFSAKMVRILADRLANTNAILISKLEEYSGEYEYKVPED; encoded by the coding sequence ATGAACAAGGTGCAGATCCCCGCAGGCGGAATCGTTTTTAAAGAAGGTGAAACGAATAACGCGATGTATGTGATTCTTTCCGGCTCGGTCGAAGTCTTTTTTACGAGAAAGAACATCGTACAACGTCTCGCCGTGATGAAAAAAGGGGATTTTTTCGGAGAGATGGCTTTGTTTCGCGCGATGCCTAGGACCGCAACGGCAAAGGCGATCTTGGATTGTCAACTCGCGGTGATCGAAAGCAAACAACAACTTGAGAAATTTCTAATCAACAATCCCGATTTTTCGGCCAAGATGGTTCGTATTCTTGCGGATCGATTGGCGAATACGAACGCGATTCTTATATCCAAGCTGGAAGAATATTCGGGAGAATACGAATATAAGGTTCCCGAAGATTGA
- a CDS encoding acyltransferase, whose translation MIFNLPLFMDTFGLCILILACIVSDKPSRILFSSPPKNQTPGGRSESVDFIRGLAITGIVFIHVNSYYQYFGPNENASALTLALSNLSRFGVPAFILSSGIFLKPTNLRDYWKPKILSLLLPYFIVSLLAAYVKLGTLPALGDFLIGIALGTWCAPYYFVPLLVSFYVIFPFCARFLSQFNTKKAVLNFLFIALILNFVSNHVFRYSDIAWIKTIEPILFTGFIFFFAFGLLAGKWFKEPKSFLILSEEKSSPLTYSLRRILFFGLSIYLIAVFAAGYLWKFDSSNHLIFYPLAAFLFLFFWAEKAQEQKGHKTLISVFAFVGKNSMGIFLLHPILIHLMHAWSPFEWGRNYAWFLIPVVGFVNVAIPLGAWLAVMKVLDLIFKPGKRGNSAS comes from the coding sequence ATGATTTTCAATCTTCCACTTTTTATGGATACGTTCGGACTTTGTATCCTGATTCTCGCATGTATCGTTTCCGATAAACCTTCCCGGATTCTTTTTTCATCTCCGCCCAAAAACCAAACTCCGGGAGGAAGAAGCGAATCCGTGGACTTCATCCGGGGTCTTGCGATCACCGGAATCGTTTTTATCCACGTGAATTCGTATTATCAATACTTCGGTCCGAACGAAAACGCTTCGGCTTTGACTCTTGCTCTATCCAATCTTTCCCGATTCGGAGTTCCGGCCTTTATTCTTTCCTCGGGAATTTTTTTAAAGCCCACAAACCTTAGAGACTACTGGAAACCTAAGATCCTTTCACTTTTGCTTCCATATTTCATCGTAAGTCTTCTGGCGGCCTATGTGAAACTCGGAACCCTGCCCGCTCTTGGGGATTTTTTAATCGGAATCGCCTTGGGAACCTGGTGCGCGCCCTATTATTTCGTTCCTCTTTTGGTTTCGTTTTATGTAATATTCCCTTTTTGCGCCCGATTCCTGAGCCAGTTTAACACGAAAAAGGCGGTTTTAAACTTTTTATTTATCGCGCTTATACTGAACTTCGTATCGAACCACGTCTTTCGTTATTCCGACATCGCTTGGATAAAGACGATCGAACCGATTCTTTTCACGGGTTTTATTTTCTTTTTCGCCTTCGGATTGTTAGCCGGAAAGTGGTTTAAGGAACCGAAAAGTTTTCTGATTCTTTCGGAAGAGAAATCTTCTCCCCTCACCTACTCCCTCCGGAGAATTCTTTTTTTCGGCCTTTCGATCTATCTGATCGCGGTTTTTGCCGCGGGTTATCTTTGGAAATTCGATTCCTCCAATCACCTGATCTTTTATCCGCTCGCAGCCTTTCTTTTTCTTTTCTTTTGGGCGGAAAAGGCTCAGGAACAAAAGGGACATAAAACTTTGATCTCCGTTTTCGCCTTTGTGGGGAAAAACAGTATGGGGATTTTTTTGCTGCATCCGATTTTGATTCATCTGATGCACGCCTGGAGTCCTTTTGAATGGGGTCGGAATTACGCCTGGTTTTTGATTCCGGTTGTCGGTTTCGTCAACGTCGCGATTCCGCTCGGAGCTTGGCTCGCGGTTATGAAAGTTTTGGATCTGATTTTCAAACCGGGAAAACGCGGAAACTCCGCGAGTTAG
- a CDS encoding GGDEF domain-containing protein, whose translation MDLDQQNEITRLKSLVELYERISRLSESELLEAEKTLEAQENNAGMARLELIKMSEQLRSIRNIGPDLKTKVISLLHDQESGLKEFKTRIIELSANNPFFYSDFFRIISHLEIQENDARELWDDIYNHGENMSSSLGRSVNFVVSMLDYIFSKKRIIENPKIVELYSFEEIILNTVIDETSGIYNRRYFNIILNKEINRSARYQRDFCLLIFDVDNFKIINDTYGHGFGDDILRLIAGTMLYSFRQEDICCRIGGEEFAVILPETPKENALVAANRFRNYLLEASMSQYGLAVTVSGGICRFAEDGKDTNELFKNADAALYKAKKTGKDKFLVFSSDL comes from the coding sequence ATGGACCTGGACCAGCAAAATGAAATTACCAGACTGAAAAGTTTGGTGGAACTTTACGAAAGAATTTCCAGGCTCAGCGAAAGCGAACTTTTAGAAGCCGAAAAAACTCTCGAAGCCCAAGAGAACAACGCGGGAATGGCGAGGCTCGAATTGATCAAGATGAGCGAACAGCTCCGATCCATCCGAAACATAGGTCCCGATCTCAAAACCAAGGTCATATCCTTACTCCACGATCAGGAATCGGGTCTGAAAGAATTCAAAACCCGCATCATCGAACTTTCCGCGAACAATCCGTTTTTCTATTCCGATTTTTTTAGAATCATATCGCATCTCGAAATCCAAGAGAACGACGCGCGGGAACTCTGGGACGATATCTACAACCACGGCGAGAACATGAGTTCTTCCCTGGGAAGAAGCGTGAACTTCGTCGTGTCGATGTTGGATTATATCTTCAGCAAAAAAAGAATCATCGAAAACCCGAAGATCGTGGAACTCTATTCGTTCGAAGAGATCATCCTAAACACGGTCATCGACGAGACGAGCGGGATCTACAACCGAAGATATTTCAACATCATTCTCAACAAAGAAATCAACCGAAGCGCGAGATACCAAAGGGACTTTTGTCTTTTGATCTTCGACGTGGATAATTTCAAGATCATCAACGACACATACGGACACGGTTTCGGAGACGACATTCTCCGTTTGATCGCGGGAACGATGCTTTATTCGTTTCGTCAAGAGGACATCTGTTGTAGAATCGGCGGGGAAGAATTCGCGGTGATCCTTCCGGAAACTCCGAAGGAAAACGCGCTCGTCGCGGCCAATCGTTTTCGAAATTATCTTTTGGAAGCGTCCATGAGTCAGTACGGTTTGGCGGTTACGGTTTCGGGTGGAATCTGCAGGTTTGCGGAAGACGGAAAGGATACGAACGAATTGTTTAAGAACGCGGACGCCGCTCTTTACAAAGCGAAAAAAACGGGAAAGGATAAGTTCCTCGTCTTCTCTTCGGACTTATAA
- a CDS encoding low molecular weight protein-tyrosine-phosphatase produces the protein MVEDHSEINHSFEKQNPHGGNPIRVLFVCLGNICRSPAAEGAFLDLIQRRNLESSFFVDSCGTSRYHIGELPDPRTRQAARKKGIELVHKARQFRKEDFREFDYILTMDKSNQKDVLYLASSDEERKKVQLFRFFQKDSKKDSEVPDPYYGTLKDFDEVQNIVSDTAEDFLEFLLSRKLDLKA, from the coding sequence ATGGTCGAAGATCACTCTGAAATAAATCATTCTTTTGAAAAACAAAACCCGCACGGAGGAAATCCGATTCGGGTTTTATTCGTTTGTCTCGGAAATATCTGCCGTTCTCCTGCGGCGGAAGGCGCGTTTTTGGATTTGATTCAAAGACGAAACTTAGAATCCTCATTCTTCGTGGATTCCTGCGGTACGTCACGCTATCATATCGGAGAATTGCCCGATCCTAGAACGAGACAAGCCGCGCGGAAAAAAGGAATCGAACTCGTTCACAAGGCGAGACAGTTTCGTAAGGAAGATTTCCGAGAATTCGATTACATTCTCACCATGGACAAATCGAATCAAAAGGACGTTTTGTATCTCGCTTCTTCGGACGAGGAAAGAAAGAAGGTTCAGCTGTTTCGTTTTTTTCAGAAGGATTCCAAAAAGGATTCGGAAGTTCCCGATCCGTATTACGGAACCTTGAAGGACTTCGACGAAGTGCAAAATATTGTCTCCGACACCGCAGAAGACTTTCTGGAATTTCTCCTCTCTAGAAAACTGGATTTAAAAGCCTAA
- a CDS encoding LIC20036 family protein, which produces MSTENSPRSFWKRDLTIFIPTAILFFIIGYLLRSCAPGSDIGRTAKVTYNGSFTQGILVSMDRKILKITDPDQEIPTDSVEKIEFLAEEKPSDSAELSANDKLFVGTYQLTVGPHKGTLQFFGGKNGRLYGILKFSNWGKGKAEPLGGIFTKGNQIQFVRSCVGAKCSEIGSNVPFSQKYSGVLEGRSISGTYRGNNSSGNWDAKR; this is translated from the coding sequence ATGAGCACTGAAAATTCTCCGCGCTCCTTTTGGAAACGCGATCTTACCATTTTTATTCCCACGGCGATTTTGTTTTTTATCATCGGTTATCTTCTGAGAAGTTGCGCCCCCGGTTCGGATATCGGGAGAACGGCAAAGGTGACGTATAACGGATCTTTCACGCAGGGGATTCTCGTTTCCATGGATCGTAAGATTTTAAAGATCACCGATCCGGATCAGGAGATTCCCACGGACTCGGTGGAAAAGATAGAATTCTTAGCAGAAGAAAAACCTTCGGACTCCGCCGAACTTTCCGCAAACGATAAACTTTTCGTGGGAACGTATCAACTGACCGTCGGTCCGCACAAAGGAACTCTCCAGTTTTTCGGAGGGAAGAACGGAAGACTTTACGGAATTCTAAAATTCTCGAATTGGGGAAAAGGAAAAGCGGAACCGCTCGGCGGAATTTTTACGAAAGGAAATCAGATTCAATTCGTTCGTTCCTGTGTCGGCGCGAAATGTTCCGAGATCGGTAGCAACGTTCCATTCTCCCAAAAATATTCGGGCGTTTTGGAAGGGCGTTCGATCAGCGGAACATATCGAGGCAACAATAGCTCGGGCAACTGGGATGCGAAACGTTAA
- a CDS encoding AAA family ATPase, with protein sequence MEKDLLSAEDVEFARIKLETLKKELGKEITGQDEVIRNVLVCLVCQGHVLLEGMPGLAKTLLARSLAGALDLDFKRIQFTPDLLPADLVGTVVFNPKTTEFETRKGPVFTGVLLADEINRAPAKVQSALLESMEEKTITIGDKTYKLDKPFLVIATQNPIDQDGTYPLPEAQMDRFFMKVNVSYPALEEEVAILDQHGKLNAENGKIKKVVTAKEILKLSSLLDDVFIEEKIKSYIVRLVRNTRPEERTVPELIPYIRHGASPRASLSILKSSKANALLNGRTYVIPEDVKVSLVEILRHRILLTFEAISEELNVESLIQTVVEATPVP encoded by the coding sequence ATGGAAAAAGATCTGCTTTCCGCAGAAGACGTGGAGTTTGCCAGAATCAAACTGGAAACTCTCAAAAAAGAATTGGGAAAAGAAATCACCGGACAAGACGAAGTCATTCGAAACGTCCTGGTTTGTCTCGTATGTCAGGGTCACGTTCTGCTCGAAGGAATGCCCGGTCTTGCAAAAACATTGCTTGCAAGATCTCTCGCGGGCGCCCTCGATCTGGACTTTAAAAGAATTCAATTCACACCCGATCTTTTACCCGCCGACCTTGTCGGAACAGTCGTATTCAATCCAAAGACAACGGAATTCGAAACGAGAAAAGGACCCGTGTTCACAGGGGTTCTTCTTGCCGACGAAATCAACCGCGCGCCCGCAAAGGTTCAATCGGCTCTTCTGGAAAGTATGGAAGAAAAGACGATCACGATCGGCGATAAAACGTATAAACTCGATAAACCCTTTCTCGTGATCGCGACGCAGAACCCGATCGATCAGGACGGAACGTATCCTTTGCCCGAAGCGCAGATGGACCGTTTTTTTATGAAAGTCAACGTAAGTTATCCCGCTTTGGAAGAAGAGGTCGCGATCCTCGATCAACACGGAAAACTCAACGCCGAAAACGGAAAGATCAAAAAGGTGGTCACCGCCAAAGAGATTCTAAAACTTTCCTCTTTGCTCGACGACGTGTTCATCGAAGAGAAGATCAAATCGTATATCGTTCGTTTGGTTCGCAATACGAGACCGGAGGAAAGAACCGTCCCCGAGTTGATTCCTTATATCCGTCACGGAGCTTCTCCGCGCGCGTCCTTGAGTATATTAAAAAGTTCTAAAGCGAATGCCCTTTTAAACGGAAGAACATACGTGATCCCCGAGGACGTAAAGGTTTCTCTCGTGGAAATTTTAAGACATAGAATTCTTCTTACCTTCGAGGCGATCTCCGAGGAATTGAACGTTGAATCCCTGATTCAAACCGTTGTGGAGGCGACTCCGGTTCCTTAA
- a CDS encoding DUF58 domain-containing protein produces the protein MIRKEFLSILSSLELGRKTRSLKEKTGSAESSKRGRGLDFKDVRLYSFGDDTRLIDWNVTSRFGELYVREFYEEKERQAILFYDISSSMEWGSGEFSRAENAFQVLALVSLLYVQKGNRVKIVLYCDKVEWETDFLKSRDELLPVLKKISAKDLVARPSDPLLPFQYLKNRVHRHAEVFLLSDFIGIRSLKKYSGLKKHYSLHAVRFRDPLEVDPPKSLMSFFYTRDPEEKTGGLLGKSFSPEYELKSLRSYFQSSFLDLTEQDLKSKDLIRYFSK, from the coding sequence ATGATCCGCAAAGAATTCTTATCGATTCTATCGAGTTTGGAGCTCGGACGCAAAACCCGTTCCTTAAAGGAAAAGACGGGAAGCGCGGAAAGTTCCAAACGGGGAAGAGGTCTCGACTTCAAAGACGTTCGTCTTTACAGTTTCGGAGACGATACGCGTCTCATCGATTGGAACGTGACCTCCCGTTTCGGAGAACTTTACGTCCGAGAATTTTACGAAGAGAAGGAAAGACAGGCCATTCTTTTTTACGATATATCCTCTTCGATGGAATGGGGTTCGGGAGAATTTTCCCGCGCGGAAAACGCGTTTCAAGTTCTCGCGCTCGTTTCCTTGCTTTATGTTCAAAAGGGGAATCGCGTTAAGATCGTTCTTTATTGCGACAAGGTGGAATGGGAAACCGATTTTTTAAAGTCGAGAGACGAATTGCTTCCCGTTTTGAAAAAGATTTCCGCAAAGGACCTCGTAGCGCGCCCTTCCGATCCTCTTTTACCGTTTCAATATCTGAAAAACCGGGTTCATAGACACGCGGAAGTGTTTTTGTTAAGCGACTTCATCGGAATCCGAAGTCTAAAAAAATATTCCGGTTTGAAAAAACATTATTCCCTGCACGCGGTTCGATTTCGGGACCCGCTTGAAGTCGATCCGCCGAAATCATTAATGTCCTTTTTTTATACGCGCGACCCCGAAGAAAAAACCGGCGGGCTTTTGGGGAAAAGTTTTTCTCCCGAATACGAACTCAAATCCTTGCGTTCTTATTTTCAATCCTCCTTTTTGGATCTGACCGAACAGGATTTGAAATCCAAGGATCTGATCCGGTATTTTTCAAAATGA